The following DNA comes from Candidatus Methylomirabilota bacterium.
TTGAAGGGGCAGACGCGGCCGGTCGCGGCGTTCAACGTGATGACCTTGCGCGCACCTCAATAGCGGCGAGCGTGGCGATTGCAGGCGCCCAGTGGTCTGAAGCACCATGCGTCGCCGTGTCGCCGGTTCAAGTCCGGCCACACGGCACAGAACGAAACCCGCCACAAGCTGACGTGAGATTTCCTGGCCGCGGCCTTTGGATTGGGGCACGGCTCGTTAAATTGGCATCAGATATGGCATCCAACAGGTCCCGCTAGGGTCTTACACATCGCACCCGAACCTTTGCAATCATTGCCTCGGAGGGTTGGCCGAGCGGTCGACTGCGGGGTCTTGAAAGAGGAAGCGCGGCGTCGACGTTATGGCCGCCTGAGGTGGTCGAGTTCGCGGCGCTCGCGCTTGGTCGGGCGGCCGGTGCCGCGCTCGCGGACGAACACCGGTGGCTCTCGCTTGACCACCGGGACAGGCGGGCTGTGGTCGACCAGGCAGGTCGCCGCCACCGCCGCCCCGACCCGCTTGTCGATGACGACCACGACCTCGAGGATGTGCTCGCGCCCGACGAACGCCTCGACGCGGTCGCCGACCTTCACCGGCGTCGACGCCTTGGCCGCGGCACGGTTCACGCTGACATGGCCGCCCCGGCAAGCAGCCGTCGCCGCCGAACGGGTCTTATAGAGCCGGACGGCCCACAGCCACACGTCCACCCGAGTCGTGTCGATGGAGCCATCGTGCCAGCATGAACCGACGGCTGCTCGCGGCCTCTATCTCGTTCGGCGACGCGCAAGTGCACCGGGCCGACCTCCGGTCGCGCATGCGAGCGGGGACCGCCGTACCGTTCGTGGTCAGGCATCAGCGACCGCGGAGGGCGGTGCGGCTAAGGACGTTCTGGCTGCAGCGGCCGGTCCGTCGAGTCGGCGCCGGAGTACTCGTTCAGGACCTGCTGAGGCCCGGTCGACGATCGTCGACCGGGCCTCAGCGTTCGCGTCTGGGGGAACGGTGGGATCTGGTTGGCTGCCTCTAGTTGTCGCCCTGTAGCTCGCCCGTCGCGCCGGAGGCGCCGGTCGCATCCGTCGCGCCGGACGCACCGGTGGCGCCGGTGGCGCCGGTGGCGCCGGACTCGCCCTTCTCGCCCGTCTGCGTGTCGCCCTTCTCGTCCGGGCCGGCCTTGTCCTGTTGGGCCTGGTCGGTGTTGCAGGCGGCGGTGTCTTCCTGGTTGCCGAGCTGCTCGCCCTCGGCGCCGCACTGCTCGTCCGCCGGCACCGTCACGGCGTTCGGGTTGGGCAGCGGGTCGTTCGCGAGGCTGGTCCCGGCGCCCGCGGTGAGCAGGAGCCCGGTCGCGAGAATCGCCGCCAGTGGTGACTTCAGCATCTAGAACCTCCCACGAGTCGGCGGATCGGTCCGCCACCGTACACAGAATTTGACGCGCCGCCGGCCCTAACCATTCGGGTGAATTCGGGCGAATGGACGATGGTTCTAATGCCCGGTACTCCCGCCGTCCACGCCGCCGCCCTGCCCGCCGCCGTCGGTCTTCTCGCCACCGTCGGACTTCCCACCGCCGTTCTGATCGGCCTCGCTCGTCCGACTTCCAACGCCACCCTGCCCGGACGTGCCGTCGGTCGGCTGCTTGGCAGGTCCGCCCCGACCCGACTCGCCCTCCTGCTGGAGCTCATGCTCCTCGTCGTCGATGTC
Coding sequences within:
- a CDS encoding RNA-binding S4 domain-containing protein, whose protein sequence is MDTTRVDVWLWAVRLYKTRSAATAACRGGHVSVNRAAAKASTPVKVGDRVEAFVGREHILEVVVVIDKRVGAAVAATCLVDHSPPVPVVKREPPVFVRERGTGRPTKRERRELDHLRRP